The Planifilum fimeticola nucleotide sequence CCCGCAGTCCAACGCCCGCTCGGCTCCTTTCACATTGGGAACCAAGGCGGTGTAGCAAACCCCAGGAACCCGCTGAATTCCCTTCATCACCTCCTCCGCATCTCTCAGGTTGGGCACCCGTTTGGGAGAAACAAAGGAAGTCACCTCGATCTTGGACACGCCCGTTCGGCTCAGACGGTCGATCAACCGGATCTTGTCCTCCGTAGAAACGAAGGACGGTTCGTTTTGCAAGCCATCCCGGGGCATCACCTCATGGATATAAACCCGTTCCATTTCGGTTTCCCTCCTTAAAAACTCCTAGCGGGTTCCCCGAGAGGAACCTCATCGGCCGCCGCGAGAATCCCTCGCATGCCCTATTTCTCTGATCCGAAGATTCAAGAGGGCGCAGGCTTCGGGTCAGCCGGGGTGGAAATGGTCCCTTTTCGCTTCAGCTCCTCAATTTTCTCGTCATCGTAGCCGGCCCATTCCTTGAGCACCCTTTCGGTGTGTTCTCCCAATTCAGGACCCAACCATCGGGTTTGTCCCGGCGTATCGCTCAGTTTGGGAACAATGCCGGGCACCTTCAAGGTCTCCCCATTCAGCGGAAACTCTTCAATCATGCCACGCTCCAGAAAGTGGGGATCGCCCATCATATCCTCCACGCTGTAGATCGAGCCTGCCGGCACCTGGTGCTTATCCATCCACTCCAAAGCTTCCTTCAACGTTTTATTGCGCGTCCAAGCCTCGATCGCCCGATCGATCATTTCCATATGCTTGACGCGCCCGGAATTATCCTCGAGACGGGGATCATCAGCCAAGTCCTGCCGTCCGATCGCACGCATCAGCCGCTTGAAAATGCTGTCCCCGTTTCCGCCGATCACGATATATTTCCCGTCCCTGCACACATAGGTATTGGACGGAGCGATCCCCGGCAACACGCTTCCGGTCCTTTCCCGCACATACCGGTATTTGTCGTACTCGGGCACCATGCTTTCCATCAGGCTGAACACCGCTTCGTACAAGGCCACATCGACCACTTGACCCTTCCCGCTCTTTTTGACGTCCCTGCAATAAACCGCCATCAAGGTGCCGATCACGGCATACAGGGCCGCCAACGAATCCCCCAGGGAAATGCCCACCCTGGTGGGTGGCCGATCCGGATACCCCGTCAGGTGTCGGATTCCACCCATCGCTTCCCCCACGCTTCCAAACCCCGGTTTGTCGCGGTAAGGTCCGGTCTGTCCGTATCCGGATACGCGAACCATAATCAGCCGAGGGTTGATCGCCGACAGTTCCTCATAGCCCAAATTCCATTTTTCCAGGGTCCCGGGACGAAAATTTTCAACGAGGATGTCGCATTCCTTGACCAGATCCTTAATCACCTTCTGCCCGTCAGGATCCTTCAGATTGACGGTGATCGATTTTTTGTTCCGGGACTGAACTCTCCACCACAGAGAAAACCCCTTATACATGTATCGCCAATGGCGAAGGGGATCGCCCTTGCCCGGCGGCTCCACTTTGACGACTTCAGCTCCAAATTCGGCAAGAATTCGGGTGGTAAACGGACCGGCAATCAATTGACCCAGCTCAAGCACTTTCAATCCGGAAAGCGGCAGTTTTGCATCCATAAAAGTTTCTCCCCCTCCCCATCTGTTTTCCGACTATAGCATTTAGCAAATATTGTGCCAAAGTAGGGAATACTCCATAATTAAACGGCCCGCGCCGCCGGGAGCCTGAAAACGGCGGGAAAAATGTTTCATATATTAAACCTTGTGTTTCGTTTTCGAAACACAAGGTATCGATTCCCGCTATATGGCAAGCGAAAGCCCCGTTTCTCCGTCCCGACTGAACGGAAAATAAAAAACGCCGCCGATGCGGCATTTTGAAACAGGTCATGCGCATATCCATATACCATGGAAGGTTACTTTCCACAATCCCCTTCCGTACCAACAGGTTGAGCCGTCACCCGGCCCGCGAGGGACCGGGGACGGCGATTTTCTTTTTCAACCCCGGACCATATTCCATTCGTGCAGTTCCAGCCGGCGGACCCCCTCGACCACATACGGGTCCTTTTCCGCCATGTTTTTGGCCTCTTCCAGGGAGTCGGCAATATACACCACCATTCCTCCCGCCCCGTCGGCGAAGGGACCCATCGCAAAAATCTTCCCCTGTTCCTTCAGGGACTCCAGATAGGCCAAGTGCTGAGGTCGGAATTTCTGATTGAGCTCCGGTTTCTCCATGTGCAAAATGGCCGCGAAGTAAGCCATGGGCAACACTCCTCGCATCCAGAATCAGGCCCGCCTGCAAGGCTTCTCTTGAAAGCACTCAGTTTCCGGAATCCGAAGATATGGGAAAGAAGTTCCCCCGGAAAAAGCCCAGGGCATCCCCCTGATCATATTGGTAGTGCTTCACTTCTCCGAGATACAACACGTGATCGCCGCCGTCGTAAGCCTTCCAGGGAACGCATTGGATGGTGGCGAGAGCATCGGCCAAGTAGGGGGCGAAATCCCCCTCTTTCCATCGGACCTCCAGACCTTCCTGGGGCTTGCCCGCAAAATGAAGGGCGAGGTCCTGCTGATTACCGCGGAGGATGTTGACGGCAAAGGAGTTATCGCGCATGTAAGCGCAGGATTTGATTTTCCGGTTCACCGAAACCAGGACCAGGGGCGGATCGAGCGACACCGAAGTGAAGGAATTGGCGGTAAACCCGTGCTTGCCTTGATCGGTGTTGAAGGTCACCACGGTCACGCCTGTAGCGAAGCTTCCCAAACAATTGCGATAATCCCGAAGATCCATCCATTTCCCCTCCCACTGATGGCACACTCGCCGTTTCGGCGCATCTTGACCCCATTATACCGGAAAGAGCCGTCTCTCATCCATTCCATAAAAACAACCCTGTCTTGCCGACAGGGTGAAGCAGTGGGGTAGCCGCTTCTCAAACATCGCTGCGGCACACCTCATCTTAAGGAAAAACGATCTCTCCGCAGCGCTCTCATCCGTATTTGTACGTGATGCCATAACCGCCCTTCGGATACACCCAGTGGATGTTGTAATCGGGGCAACCGATCCGGCAAGTGCCGCACTCGATGCAGTTTTCAAAGGCCACCGTGGTCATTTCACCGGTCCATTCGTAGACATCCGCCGGGCAGAAATGGGTGCACTCCTTGGTTTCGCACCTCCGGCACACCTCCTGATCCTTGATGATCAGGTGGGATTGTTCATCCACCTTGTAGCGGATGGTGAACAGCCGATCGGCGATTTTCATTTCACTCATCCGTTCATCGCCCTCCATCCTTTAATCCCCAATTTCGCGAGCCCCCAGGTTCCGCCAGCCGCCTCCTTCAGATATTGGAACATCTTTTTCTGTTTCTCGCCCTTGGGAACCCCGTCGACGAGGAACAGCTCATAGAAAGCCTGATTGGCCGCTTGCGGCAAGCGGTTGAAGAGAAGGTCGGGATCTTCCTCCTTCAAGAATTCGTGCATTCCCTTGTATTTGACGAGGTCTTTTCGGATGAAGGATTGGTGAATCTTCTCGTCGTACAGGCTGAGGGTTTCCCGGGAGAAATCTCCGCGTTTTTTCGCCTCGATCACCGCTTCCGCGGCATATTTGCCCGAAGTCATCGCCAGGTTGGAGCCTTCCCGGTGAACGAAATTGACCAGTTGCGCGGCGTCCCCCGTGATGCACCAACCGTTTCCGCTGAGCTGCGGGACCGAATTCCAGCCTCCTTCGGGAATCAAGTGTCCGGAATATTCCTTCACTTCCCCGCCCTCGATGAGGCGGCGGATCATCGGGTGTTTCTTGACCTGGTCCAAAATCTCGTAGGGCTTTATCTTTTTCTTCTTGAGGTGGTTCACCATGACGCCGATGCCCAGGGAAAGGGTATCCTTGTTCGTGTAGAGAAAGCCCAACCCGGCCATCCCGAGGGAGGTTTTTCCCATAAATTCGATGGTAACCCCTTCGTCTTTCTCCAGGTTGAACCGGTCTTCGATCTTTTCCCGGGGAAGGGCGATCACCTCTTTGACCGCCAGCGAAACCTCGTCGGGCTTCCACTCCCGGTGGATGCCCAGGGATTTCCCCAAGAGCGAATTCACCCCGTCGGCGATGATCACCGCGTCGGCGTACAGGTCCCCGGCTTCCCGGTCCGTGCGGACGCCGATGACTCGATCCCCTTCGGTGATCAACTCGGTCGCCACGGTCGAATAAATCGGCAGGGCACCGGCTTCCACCGCCTGATCGGCGAACCACTGGTCAAATTTGACGCGCAGGGCCGTCCAGCAGTTGGCCGGCTCCTTGAACGCCTCGTTGCGGTGACTCAGGGTGACGGCCGACTCCTCGCCCATCAGCCAGATCCGCTGTTCGACGATCCGCCGTTCCACCGGCGCTTTTTTCCACTTGTCCGGAAGGATGTCCTCCAGCTGTTTTCGATACAATACGCCGCCGAACAGGTTTTTGGCACCCGGAAATTCGCCCCGTTCCAAGAGCACTACCGAGAGTCCCGCCTTGGCCATCGTATAGGCGGCGGCGCTGCCGGCGGGGCCGGCCCCCACCACGATTGCGTCAAATTTTTCCTGAGCCATCCTCTCCGCCTCCTCCGTTCCCTGTGGTCTTCCGTCCATGCAATCCTGCCCGTTTCAAAGCCTGGTGAGAATATCCTGGTCGGGCGCCGGAGGGGGCGCTTCTACCTGTCAACCGCATGACAGCGCTTTCGCGCCGCCCCCCGGCATGTTCACCGCTCGGCCACCTCAAGCCTGTTCAACCATTGCAAGTCCCCTGCGCTTCTTCACTTCCTCGATCATCGCCGGAACGATTTCGGACCAGTCACCCACCACCCCGTAGTGGGCCACCTTGAAGATGGGAGCGTCCGGATCCTTGTTGATCGCCACAATGACATCGGAGTTCTGCATCCCGACCACGTGTTGGACGGCACCGGATATCCCTACGGCGATGTACAGCTTGGGCCGAACGGTGTGTCCCGTCTGCCCCACCTGATGGTCGTGGCTGATCCATCCCGCTTCCACCACGGCCCGGCTCGCCCCGACCTCGCCTCCCAGGGCGTCCGCCAGCTCCTTGAGCACCTTGAATCCCTCGGGACCGCCCAGTCCGCGTCCACCGGCCACGATCACGGAGGCGTCTTCCAAGTTCACCCTCTGTTCATCCTGAATAAAGTCGATCACGCGGGCGGCCACATCCTCCTCCTTCACGGGACAGGCGAAGGGGATAGTCTCTCCCTGGCGGGAGGCATCCCTCGGCAGGGCGTCGAACACCCCCGGCCGGGCCGTCGCCATCTGCGGGCGGTATCTTTTACACAGAATCGTCGCCACCATCTTTTCCGAGAAGGCCGGACGGCTGGCGAGCAACAGCCGGCTGGGCGGAGGTTCCACATCCAGCATCGTGGAATCGGCGGTCAGTCCCGTCGGAAGGTGTGTCGCAATCGCCCCGGCCAAATCCCGCCCGGTGTAGGTCGCTCCGAACAGGACAATCTCCGGCTTGATCTGCCGGATCAACTCCAGGCAGACCCGGCTGTAGGGATAGGTGCGATAATCCTTCAACACCGGATCGTCGGCGAGGTACACCTTGTCCGCCCCGTAATAAACCGCTTCCTGTGCGAGGTGATCGACGTTGTGACCCATCACCAGCGCGAGGGTGTCCACTTCCAGCTTTTGCGCCAACTTCCGCCCGATCCCCAACAGCTGCCAGGAAACCGGCTTGGCTTTCCCGTTCCGCTGTTCAACGACCACCAGCACGCCCCGGTACTCGGACCAGTCGGGTTCGGTGTTCTGTTTGCGCTCTTCCGTCATTGGGCGACCTCCTCCCTCTCAGCAACCCAACCGAGCTTCTCCGGCAGTTCGGTTTCCCACAGCTTGTCGACCAGCTGTTTGGCGGTCTCTTCCGGAGACGCCTTCTCCAGGATTTCCCCGTCAACCGGTTTTTGCTCGGGAACCCACGATTTGGCCACGATGGTCGGCGACCCTTTGAGGCCGATTTTGTTGATATCGATATCCGGAAAATCCTTCACCGACCAGACGATGGGCTTATAGCGGGCCGCCCGGATCATCCCCGGCAAACTTGCCCGGCGGACCTTGTTCAATTCCTGAAGCGCCGTAATCAGCGCGGGCATTTTCGTCTCCACCACTTCCACGCCGTCTTCCAGATGGCGATGGACGGTGATCCGCCGCTTCTCGGGATCCAGATTCACCACCTTCTCGACGTAGGTGAGCTGTTCGAGATCCAACCGGCAGGCGATTCCCGGACCGACCTGCCCCGTGTCCCCGTCAAGGGTCTGCTTTCCGCAGAACACCAGGTCGACGGGACCGAATTCATCTGCCGCCTTCTGGATCGCCTTGGCCAGCACGTAGGAAGTGGCCAGCGTATCCGCCCCGGCAAACTTCCGGTCCGTGACCAGAATCGCCTCGTCCGCTCCGAGGGATATGCACTCCTTCAACGTCTTTTCCGCGGGCGGCGGACCCATGGTGATCACGGTGATGCGGGCACCGTACTGATCCTTGATGCGAAGGGCCTCCTCCAGTCCGTGCATGTCGTAGAAGTTGGCGATGGCAGGCACTCCCTGGCGGATGAGCGTGTTCGTCTTGGGATGGATCCGTATCTCACGGCTGTCGGGCACCTGCTTGACACAGACGACAATATGCAGCATCACCCAGACTCCTCCCCCTCCCGGTCCAAATCAAGCCCATGGACGCAAAGTTTGTTCAGTTTGTCACATACTTATTATATCAGAAATTTCTGCAGTTTGAAAGGTCAAAAATCCCCCTGGTCAAGGGTTTTCGTAAAATGTTCACCTTCCTTCAAAGAGAAAACCTGAACCGAAAAAAACCGATTCGTCATGAAATTTCCACCGGTGAACGAGGATCAAACATCCTCGGTCACCGGTGAACAAGAGGGCAACAGGAAGCGGGACCAACTTTTCGTAACGGAAACATCGAGCCGGACCCCTTCGGGATTCAAGGGTGACGGCACCTCATCCCTTCAGCGAACCGGCCAGAAGACCGCGGATGAAGTACCTTCCCAAAAAGACGTACACCAGCAGGGTGGGAAGCGCGGCGAGCAGGGCGCCGGCCATCTGCACGTTCCACTGCACGATCTGGCTGCCCGAGAGATTTTGCAGAGCCACCATGACCGGCTGCTGGGTGGAGGTGGTCATCGTGACGGCGAACAGAAATTCGTTCCACACCTGGGTAAACTCCCAAATGCCGACCACGACAAAACCGGAAAGGGAAAGGGGCAGGATGATCCGCCGGTAAATGCCCATCATGCCGCACCCGTCAATTTTGGCAGCCTCCAGGATTTCCGTCGGAATCCCCGCGTAAAAATTGCGGAAAATCAAGGTGGCGATCGGGATCCCGTACACCACATGAATCAGGATCAACCCGGGGATCGAGTTGTACAGGCCGATGCCCTGCATGAACTGGATCAGCGGAATCAGGATGCTTTGGTAAGGGATGAACATGCCGAACAACAACAGGGTGAACAACGTGTTGGCGCCGGGAAAGCGCCATTTGGACAGGACATATCCGTTCAGCGATCCCAGAAGGGCCGTCAAAAGGGTGGCCGGAATCGTAAGATACAGGCTGTTGAGCAGGTGGGGGGCCAGCTTCTCGTAGGCGGTCGCATAACTCGCCAGATCGAAGGAAGAAGGCAGCTCCCACATGCGGTCGAGGGTGGCCTCCTCCATTCCCTTGAAGCTGGTGACCACCATGACGTAAACGGGGGTCAGATAAAACAGGGAGAGGGCCACCAGGATCAGATAGAGCAGGAATCGCGGAAGTCGGCGTACGATGGGCATCACTCCACCCCCTTGCGCAGGTTGCTCCAAAGATAGGGTACGATGAGTGCGGAAACCAGAACCAGCATGATCACCGCGATGGCCGCCCCCTGGGCGTAGTGGTTCCCCCGGAAGGTGGTCTCAAACATATACACCCCCGGCATATCCGTCACAAACATCGCTCCGGGTCCCGTCATCGCATAAATCAGATCGAAAATCTTCAGGGAAATGTGTCCCAGAATGATGATGACGCTCAAGGTGATCGGCCGAAGCTGGGGCAGAACCACTTTGCGGAACACCTGCCATTCATTGGCCCCGTCCACCCGGGCCGCCTCCCTCAGCTCTTCGGGAATCGCCCGCAGGC carries:
- a CDS encoding CaiB/BaiF CoA transferase family protein; the protein is MDAKLPLSGLKVLELGQLIAGPFTTRILAEFGAEVVKVEPPGKGDPLRHWRYMYKGFSLWWRVQSRNKKSITVNLKDPDGQKVIKDLVKECDILVENFRPGTLEKWNLGYEELSAINPRLIMVRVSGYGQTGPYRDKPGFGSVGEAMGGIRHLTGYPDRPPTRVGISLGDSLAALYAVIGTLMAVYCRDVKKSGKGQVVDVALYEAVFSLMESMVPEYDKYRYVRERTGSVLPGIAPSNTYVCRDGKYIVIGGNGDSIFKRLMRAIGRQDLADDPRLEDNSGRVKHMEMIDRAIEAWTRNKTLKEALEWMDKHQVPAGSIYSVEDMMGDPHFLERGMIEEFPLNGETLKVPGIVPKLSDTPGQTRWLGPELGEHTERVLKEWAGYDDEKIEELKRKGTISTPADPKPAPS
- a CDS encoding YciI family protein; translated protein: MAYFAAILHMEKPELNQKFRPQHLAYLESLKEQGKIFAMGPFADGAGGMVVYIADSLEEAKNMAEKDPYVVEGVRRLELHEWNMVRG
- a CDS encoding flavin reductase family protein, which gives rise to MDLRDYRNCLGSFATGVTVVTFNTDQGKHGFTANSFTSVSLDPPLVLVSVNRKIKSCAYMRDNSFAVNILRGNQQDLALHFAGKPQEGLEVRWKEGDFAPYLADALATIQCVPWKAYDGGDHVLYLGEVKHYQYDQGDALGFFRGNFFPISSDSGN
- a CDS encoding ferredoxin family protein, with amino-acid sequence MSEMKIADRLFTIRYKVDEQSHLIIKDQEVCRRCETKECTHFCPADVYEWTGEMTTVAFENCIECGTCRIGCPDYNIHWVYPKGGYGITYKYG
- a CDS encoding FAD-dependent oxidoreductase, which codes for MAQEKFDAIVVGAGPAGSAAAYTMAKAGLSVVLLERGEFPGAKNLFGGVLYRKQLEDILPDKWKKAPVERRIVEQRIWLMGEESAVTLSHRNEAFKEPANCWTALRVKFDQWFADQAVEAGALPIYSTVATELITEGDRVIGVRTDREAGDLYADAVIIADGVNSLLGKSLGIHREWKPDEVSLAVKEVIALPREKIEDRFNLEKDEGVTIEFMGKTSLGMAGLGFLYTNKDTLSLGIGVMVNHLKKKKIKPYEILDQVKKHPMIRRLIEGGEVKEYSGHLIPEGGWNSVPQLSGNGWCITGDAAQLVNFVHREGSNLAMTSGKYAAEAVIEAKKRGDFSRETLSLYDEKIHQSFIRKDLVKYKGMHEFLKEEDPDLLFNRLPQAANQAFYELFLVDGVPKGEKQKKMFQYLKEAAGGTWGLAKLGIKGWRAMNG
- a CDS encoding electron transfer flavoprotein subunit alpha/FixB family protein is translated as MTEERKQNTEPDWSEYRGVLVVVEQRNGKAKPVSWQLLGIGRKLAQKLEVDTLALVMGHNVDHLAQEAVYYGADKVYLADDPVLKDYRTYPYSRVCLELIRQIKPEIVLFGATYTGRDLAGAIATHLPTGLTADSTMLDVEPPPSRLLLASRPAFSEKMVATILCKRYRPQMATARPGVFDALPRDASRQGETIPFACPVKEEDVAARVIDFIQDEQRVNLEDASVIVAGGRGLGGPEGFKVLKELADALGGEVGASRAVVEAGWISHDHQVGQTGHTVRPKLYIAVGISGAVQHVVGMQNSDVIVAINKDPDAPIFKVAHYGVVGDWSEIVPAMIEEVKKRRGLAMVEQA
- a CDS encoding electron transfer flavoprotein subunit beta/FixA family protein, whose protein sequence is MLHIVVCVKQVPDSREIRIHPKTNTLIRQGVPAIANFYDMHGLEEALRIKDQYGARITVITMGPPPAEKTLKECISLGADEAILVTDRKFAGADTLATSYVLAKAIQKAADEFGPVDLVFCGKQTLDGDTGQVGPGIACRLDLEQLTYVEKVVNLDPEKRRITVHRHLEDGVEVVETKMPALITALQELNKVRRASLPGMIRAARYKPIVWSVKDFPDIDINKIGLKGSPTIVAKSWVPEQKPVDGEILEKASPEETAKQLVDKLWETELPEKLGWVAEREEVAQ
- a CDS encoding carbohydrate ABC transporter permease, giving the protein MPIVRRLPRFLLYLILVALSLFYLTPVYVMVVTSFKGMEEATLDRMWELPSSFDLASYATAYEKLAPHLLNSLYLTIPATLLTALLGSLNGYVLSKWRFPGANTLFTLLLFGMFIPYQSILIPLIQFMQGIGLYNSIPGLILIHVVYGIPIATLIFRNFYAGIPTEILEAAKIDGCGMMGIYRRIILPLSLSGFVVVGIWEFTQVWNEFLFAVTMTTSTQQPVMVALQNLSGSQIVQWNVQMAGALLAALPTLLVYVFLGRYFIRGLLAGSLKG